A single Suricata suricatta isolate VVHF042 chromosome 2, meerkat_22Aug2017_6uvM2_HiC, whole genome shotgun sequence DNA region contains:
- the PRAP1 gene encoding proline-rich acidic protein 1 → MRRLLLVTSLAALLLGERGLASKRQVLIETKGKIGAPEQDTAETRGARVPTSLRRDKQLSGLSGWDPEPDRDSLYHPPPEEAQDEAGVWSWALPPHQGLQGPEEDRDHIYHPREDS, encoded by the exons GCTCCTCCTGGTCACCAGCCTGGCGGCCCTgctgctgggggagaggggcttgGCGTCCAAGCGCCAG GTCCTCATTGAGACCAAAGGCAAAATTGGAGCCCCTGAGCAGGACACAGCGGA GACCCGGGGCGCCCGAGTTCCCACTTCTCTGAGAAGGGACAAGCAGCTCTCGGGGCTGTCTGGCTGGGACCCGGAGCCTGACCGTGACAGCCTGTACCACCCGCCGCCCGAGGAGGCCCAGGACGAGGCAGGGGTCTGGTCTTGGGCACTGCCACCTCACCAGGGGCTTCAGGGGCCAGAGGAGGATCGAGACCACATCTACCACCCCAGGGAGGACTCCTGA